The DNA region GCCACTTATCAGGTGTCGGGAGTTCCGGCCAGGAGGTATTGTTTGGTTTTCCGGGTGTTTTCATATGCGTTAGCGTAAGTTATTGGATAGTGCCCCGTAATAGGCGGGACTATTTCAGAACATCCTGTAGGGACTCGTCGCGCTCTATGACGGATTTTGCAAAGGGACATAGCGGGATGACTCGCAATTCATGTTCCCGGGCATAATTGACGGCGTGTTCCACTAGTCTTTTCCCGACGTTTTCACCTCTCAAGGCATCTGATACCTCGGTGTGGTCTATGATGATAGTAGTTTTCCCGGCTTTTGAGTAAGTGATTTCTGCAACAGTATTCCCGTCTTTCTCAATGAAAAAGGAACCCTTGCTGCTTCCGTCGTTGTGTTGAATATCCATAGAGTATACGTTTTGAATTAATGAGGCTAATCGCTCGTCCACGCACAGGTAAATGTAGGAAATATCAACAGCTTATACTTAAGATAATAGAGTTGATATATATCAAGAGTTTTTCTTTACAGATATCAATGGATTGACCCAGCGGAAAAATTATCTTTGTGTGATGAATCTGCCAACACCCGTAGAAACCGTGTCATCAGTGTTCTATTTTCAAAACCATTTTAAACTCAATAACCATGAAAACCAACTACACCGCACCCGCCGGGACCGGCATCGGACACATACACCTAAAGGTGTCCGACCTTGACCGGGCTCTCGAATTCTATCGCGATCTACTGGGATTTGAACTCACCACCATGTATGGGGAAAACGCAGCCTTCCTTTCGGCCGGCGGATATCATCACCACATCGGACTCAATACCTGGCACAGCAAAGGAGGTCCGCCCGCCCCGCGCAACAGCGCCGGACTCTTTCACACAGCTTTCCTTTATCCCACGCGAAAAGACCTGGCTAAGATTGTGCAGCGTCTGATCGATAATGAATATCCCATATCGGGGGCCAGTGACCACGGCGTATCCGAGGCAATCTATTTAAATGACCCCGATGGCAATGGGGTAGAACTCTACCGAGACCGCCCGCGGCAAGAGTGGGAATATGCCGAAGACGGCTCCGTCAAGATGGTCACGGAGCCGCTGGACCTAAAGGACCTGCTCAGTGAATTGGACTAAAACATGACCGAAACAGGAAACCCGTAACTGAATTAAAAAGGGACCTTAATTGCCTTCCTCATCCTGTAAAGCCGGCTGTATTTCACCGGGCAGGATAGCATCTCCTTCATTGCCCCAGGAATTCCGCATGAAGTTTAACAGGTCGGAAACTTACCGGTCGCTGAAAGCGTAGCTCTGCATGGAACCGTTGTAGGCAACACCGTTAACCGTGGTAGGACCTTACACACCTTCCAGAATCGATTTGATTAATCTATTCAAAGTTTAAAGATCCATTATAACATATTTGAGAAGCTGGCCAATTATTATTTAGTTACCTGTACGAAGGTATTGAAAGCTCATCTATCGGCAATTAACTATTTCCTCAATTCTGAAGGCCGACTATTGCCTCATATCTAATCTAAAATTAAATGAGGTGTAGTTATGAAATTCATCAGCAGAAGTTTTCTCAAACCAATCTTTACGATTCCGCTTTTCTTTTTTATCGCTTTAGGACTTGCCGCATGCCAAGAAGTAACACCAA from Halalkalibaculum roseum includes:
- a CDS encoding GNAT family N-acetyltransferase, which encodes MDIQHNDGSSKGSFFIEKDGNTVAEITYSKAGKTTIIIDHTEVSDALRGENVGKRLVEHAVNYAREHELRVIPLCPFAKSVIERDESLQDVLK
- a CDS encoding VOC family protein, with translation MKTNYTAPAGTGIGHIHLKVSDLDRALEFYRDLLGFELTTMYGENAAFLSAGGYHHHIGLNTWHSKGGPPAPRNSAGLFHTAFLYPTRKDLAKIVQRLIDNEYPISGASDHGVSEAIYLNDPDGNGVELYRDRPRQEWEYAEDGSVKMVTEPLDLKDLLSELD